A region from the Malus domestica chromosome 07, GDT2T_hap1 genome encodes:
- the LOC103439460 gene encoding NAC domain-containing protein 69-like isoform X1 — protein sequence MASNGIPFTRATARGILLPVGFRFHPTEEELIGHYLQLKLRGEDSLVSDVIREINICKHEPWDLPAKSLIKSDDEEWYFYNRPIYKNNSRHDIERATNTGFWKITGRDKIVTARDNKTIGKKRILTFYRGRPRQAQITPWVMHEFYIPQVSPNANRRDFVLCHVKKKSGKNTDVSTCDEGESSNYNNAHDFENQLQPAHNMHVEEEHNQPPPNPDIFQRHMGSMLGHTRGNNDHHGTQSAPGANESDGDSEEFVNTVIVDPYEAFSEQITHANVLNNSTLPQSPRKVYLKDCGVSSGSATEVQHAVELEEGQSRGGKGVTLRNRILIQAASSTNVLPKPQTDRLQSVSDEDSGASRPIKKSASSVDVDADSLQINSIQLASDEYYNNERRTYSTSALLAPGKPNELEQQQSKAKVAAERRAAVDFPPKRNFITESNKDAEAVQGNNTEKGLKQTHNATTAGNWMSCSFISWETFPPLTSPPSVYLFNTVLGAILFFVFAWEVVLYGQWC from the exons ATGGCTTCCAATGGAATCCCCTTCACCAGAGCAACCGCAAGAGGCATATTACTGCCAGTGGGATTCCGATTCCACCCCACAGAAGAAGAGCTGATCGGCCATTACTTGCAGTTGAAGCTCCGGGGAGAGGATTCCCTCGTCAGCGACGTCATCCGTGAAATCAATATCTGCAAACACGAGCCCTGGGACTTGCCTG CTAAGTCATTGATAAAGTCGGATGATGAGGAATGGTACTTCTACAACCGACCAATTTACAAAAATAACAGCAGACACGACATCGAAAGGGCGACAAACACAGGCTTCTGGAAGATCACTGGCCGGGATAAAATAGTCACGGCTCGAGACAACAAAACTATCGGTAAAAAGAGGATTCTGACATTTTACCGAGGTCGCCCTCGTCAAGCCCAAATTACCCCCTGGGTCATGCATGAGTTTTACATCCCTCAAGTCAGTCCTAATGCCAATCGG AGGGATTTCGTTCTCTGTCACGTAAAGAAGAAATCAGGTAAGAATACGGATGTTTCAACCTGTGATGAAGGTGAATCTAGTAATTACAACAATGCACATGACTTTGAAAATCAACTGCAACCAGCACATAATATGCATGTTGAAGAG GAACATAATCAGCCACCACCAAATCcggacatttttcagaggcaTATGGGCAGTATGCTTGGACATACGCGTGGTAATAATGATCACCATGGAACGCAATCTGCACCTGGAGCTAATGAATCGGATGGAGATTCAGAAGAGTTCGTAAATACAGTTATTGTTGACCCGTATGAGGCTTTCAGTGAACAAATAACTCACGCTAACGTCTTAAATAACTCCACTCTGCCACAGTCACCTag GAAGGTGTATTTAAAGGATTGTGGAGTAAGCAGTGGCTCAGCCACAGAAGTACAACATGCAGTTGAACTTGAAGAG ggcCAGTCCCGGGGCGGGAAAGGTGTTACGCTTCGTAACCGGATCTTAATACAGGCTGCTTCCTCTACCAATGTATTACCTAAACCTCAGACTGATCGTCTTCAATCAGTCAGTGATGAAGATTCTGGTGCATCAAGACCCATTAAAAAGAGTGCTTCCTCTGTGGATGTAGATGCAGATAGCCTTCAGATTAACTCTATTCAGTTAGCCTCCGACGAATACTATAACAATGAGAGAAGAACATATTCAACAAGTGCCCTCTTAGCACCAGGCAAACCTAATGAATTAGAACAGCAGCAAAGCAAG GCCAAAGTAGCTGCAGAGCGTCGAGCTGCTGTTGATTTTCCCCCGAAGAGGAACTTTATAACAGAATCTAACAAAGACGCAGAGGCGGTTCAAGGCAATAATACAGAAAAGGGTTTGAAGCAGACACACAATGCAACCACCGCCGGCAATTGGATGAGCTGTTCTTTCATTTCCTGGGAAACTTTCCCCCCATTAACAAGTCCCCCATCAGTATACCTTTTCAACACGGTTCTAGGTGCGatattgttctttgtttttgcTTGGGAAGTAGTTTTATACGGGCAGTGGTGCTAG
- the LOC139197424 gene encoding uncharacterized calcium-binding protein At1g02270-like, translating to MAENDAFAFLKGDSHGDFITSSAFCEALQQVNLIGHPAGLGFQETRDLWIQADADANGVLDYEEFKNRIWSSTASEDKESLNGSREESKRGMQDSLGFNVKNAVLYPPEAEKGIWPEDYTLSDHARLSVVLSPERMWCCKS from the exons ATGGCTGAAAATGATGCATTTGCCTTTCTGAAGGGTGATAGTCATGGTGATTTTATTACGTCCTCAGCTTTCTGTGAAGCACTACAACAG GTTAATTTAATTGGTCATCCTGCGGGACTAGGTTTCCAGGAGACAAGGGATCTCTGGATCCAGGCAGACGCCGATGCAAATGGTGTTCTTGATTACGAAGAATTTAAG AATAGAATTTGGAGTTCAACAGCGTCAGAGGATAAGGAAAGTCTCAACGGTAGTAGAGAGGAGTCCAAACGAGGCATGCAGGACTCCCTGGGATTCAATGTGAAGAATGCAGTTCTATATCCCCCTGAGGCGGAGAAGGGAATATGGCCCGAAGATTATACTCTCTCTGATCACGCTCGACTCTCGGTTGTACTTTCACCAGAAAGGATGTGGTGTTGTAAGTCATAA
- the LOC103439460 gene encoding NAC domain-containing protein 69-like isoform X3 has product MASNGIPFTRATARGILLPVGFRFHPTEEELIGHYLQLKLRGEDSLVSDVIREINICKHEPWDLPAKSLIKSDDEEWYFYNRPIYKNNSRHDIERATNTGFWKITGRDKIVTARDNKTIGKKRILTFYRGRPRQAQITPWVMHEFYIPQRDFVLCHVKKKSGKNTDVSTCDEGESSNYNNAHDFENQLQPAHNMHVEEEHNQPPPNPDIFQRHMGSMLGHTRGNNDHHGTQSAPGANESDGDSEEFVNTVIVDPYEAFSEQITHANVLNNSTLPQSPRKVYLKDCGVSSGSATEVQHAVELEEGQSRGGKGVTLRNRILIQAASSTNVLPKPQTDRLQSVSDEDSGASRPIKKSASSVDVDADSLQINSIQLASDEYYNNERRTYSTSALLAPGKPNELEQQQSKAKVAAERRAAVDFPPKRNFITESNKDAEAVQGNNTEKGLKQTHNATTAGNWMSCSFISWETFPPLTSPPSVYLFNTVLGAILFFVFAWEVVLYGQWC; this is encoded by the exons ATGGCTTCCAATGGAATCCCCTTCACCAGAGCAACCGCAAGAGGCATATTACTGCCAGTGGGATTCCGATTCCACCCCACAGAAGAAGAGCTGATCGGCCATTACTTGCAGTTGAAGCTCCGGGGAGAGGATTCCCTCGTCAGCGACGTCATCCGTGAAATCAATATCTGCAAACACGAGCCCTGGGACTTGCCTG CTAAGTCATTGATAAAGTCGGATGATGAGGAATGGTACTTCTACAACCGACCAATTTACAAAAATAACAGCAGACACGACATCGAAAGGGCGACAAACACAGGCTTCTGGAAGATCACTGGCCGGGATAAAATAGTCACGGCTCGAGACAACAAAACTATCGGTAAAAAGAGGATTCTGACATTTTACCGAGGTCGCCCTCGTCAAGCCCAAATTACCCCCTGGGTCATGCATGAGTTTTACATCCCTCAA AGGGATTTCGTTCTCTGTCACGTAAAGAAGAAATCAGGTAAGAATACGGATGTTTCAACCTGTGATGAAGGTGAATCTAGTAATTACAACAATGCACATGACTTTGAAAATCAACTGCAACCAGCACATAATATGCATGTTGAAGAG GAACATAATCAGCCACCACCAAATCcggacatttttcagaggcaTATGGGCAGTATGCTTGGACATACGCGTGGTAATAATGATCACCATGGAACGCAATCTGCACCTGGAGCTAATGAATCGGATGGAGATTCAGAAGAGTTCGTAAATACAGTTATTGTTGACCCGTATGAGGCTTTCAGTGAACAAATAACTCACGCTAACGTCTTAAATAACTCCACTCTGCCACAGTCACCTag GAAGGTGTATTTAAAGGATTGTGGAGTAAGCAGTGGCTCAGCCACAGAAGTACAACATGCAGTTGAACTTGAAGAG ggcCAGTCCCGGGGCGGGAAAGGTGTTACGCTTCGTAACCGGATCTTAATACAGGCTGCTTCCTCTACCAATGTATTACCTAAACCTCAGACTGATCGTCTTCAATCAGTCAGTGATGAAGATTCTGGTGCATCAAGACCCATTAAAAAGAGTGCTTCCTCTGTGGATGTAGATGCAGATAGCCTTCAGATTAACTCTATTCAGTTAGCCTCCGACGAATACTATAACAATGAGAGAAGAACATATTCAACAAGTGCCCTCTTAGCACCAGGCAAACCTAATGAATTAGAACAGCAGCAAAGCAAG GCCAAAGTAGCTGCAGAGCGTCGAGCTGCTGTTGATTTTCCCCCGAAGAGGAACTTTATAACAGAATCTAACAAAGACGCAGAGGCGGTTCAAGGCAATAATACAGAAAAGGGTTTGAAGCAGACACACAATGCAACCACCGCCGGCAATTGGATGAGCTGTTCTTTCATTTCCTGGGAAACTTTCCCCCCATTAACAAGTCCCCCATCAGTATACCTTTTCAACACGGTTCTAGGTGCGatattgttctttgtttttgcTTGGGAAGTAGTTTTATACGGGCAGTGGTGCTAG
- the LOC103439460 gene encoding NAC domain-containing protein 69-like isoform X2, translated as MASNGIPFTRATARGILLPVGFRFHPTEEELIGHYLQLKLRGEDSLVSDVIREINICKHEPWDLPAKSLIKSDDEEWYFYNRPIYKNNSRHDIERATNTGFWKITGRDKIVTARDNKTIGKKRILTFYRGRPRQAQITPWVMHEFYIPQVSPNANRRDFVLCHVKKKSGKNTDVSTCDEGESSNYNNAHDFENQLQPAHNMHVEEEHNQPPPNPDIFQRHMGSMLGHTRGNNDHHGTQSAPGANESDGDSEEFVNTVIVDPYEAFSEQITHANVLNNSTLPQSPRKVYLKDCGVSSGSATEVQHAVELEESRGGKGVTLRNRILIQAASSTNVLPKPQTDRLQSVSDEDSGASRPIKKSASSVDVDADSLQINSIQLASDEYYNNERRTYSTSALLAPGKPNELEQQQSKAKVAAERRAAVDFPPKRNFITESNKDAEAVQGNNTEKGLKQTHNATTAGNWMSCSFISWETFPPLTSPPSVYLFNTVLGAILFFVFAWEVVLYGQWC; from the exons ATGGCTTCCAATGGAATCCCCTTCACCAGAGCAACCGCAAGAGGCATATTACTGCCAGTGGGATTCCGATTCCACCCCACAGAAGAAGAGCTGATCGGCCATTACTTGCAGTTGAAGCTCCGGGGAGAGGATTCCCTCGTCAGCGACGTCATCCGTGAAATCAATATCTGCAAACACGAGCCCTGGGACTTGCCTG CTAAGTCATTGATAAAGTCGGATGATGAGGAATGGTACTTCTACAACCGACCAATTTACAAAAATAACAGCAGACACGACATCGAAAGGGCGACAAACACAGGCTTCTGGAAGATCACTGGCCGGGATAAAATAGTCACGGCTCGAGACAACAAAACTATCGGTAAAAAGAGGATTCTGACATTTTACCGAGGTCGCCCTCGTCAAGCCCAAATTACCCCCTGGGTCATGCATGAGTTTTACATCCCTCAAGTCAGTCCTAATGCCAATCGG AGGGATTTCGTTCTCTGTCACGTAAAGAAGAAATCAGGTAAGAATACGGATGTTTCAACCTGTGATGAAGGTGAATCTAGTAATTACAACAATGCACATGACTTTGAAAATCAACTGCAACCAGCACATAATATGCATGTTGAAGAG GAACATAATCAGCCACCACCAAATCcggacatttttcagaggcaTATGGGCAGTATGCTTGGACATACGCGTGGTAATAATGATCACCATGGAACGCAATCTGCACCTGGAGCTAATGAATCGGATGGAGATTCAGAAGAGTTCGTAAATACAGTTATTGTTGACCCGTATGAGGCTTTCAGTGAACAAATAACTCACGCTAACGTCTTAAATAACTCCACTCTGCCACAGTCACCTag GAAGGTGTATTTAAAGGATTGTGGAGTAAGCAGTGGCTCAGCCACAGAAGTACAACATGCAGTTGAACTTGAAGAG TCCCGGGGCGGGAAAGGTGTTACGCTTCGTAACCGGATCTTAATACAGGCTGCTTCCTCTACCAATGTATTACCTAAACCTCAGACTGATCGTCTTCAATCAGTCAGTGATGAAGATTCTGGTGCATCAAGACCCATTAAAAAGAGTGCTTCCTCTGTGGATGTAGATGCAGATAGCCTTCAGATTAACTCTATTCAGTTAGCCTCCGACGAATACTATAACAATGAGAGAAGAACATATTCAACAAGTGCCCTCTTAGCACCAGGCAAACCTAATGAATTAGAACAGCAGCAAAGCAAG GCCAAAGTAGCTGCAGAGCGTCGAGCTGCTGTTGATTTTCCCCCGAAGAGGAACTTTATAACAGAATCTAACAAAGACGCAGAGGCGGTTCAAGGCAATAATACAGAAAAGGGTTTGAAGCAGACACACAATGCAACCACCGCCGGCAATTGGATGAGCTGTTCTTTCATTTCCTGGGAAACTTTCCCCCCATTAACAAGTCCCCCATCAGTATACCTTTTCAACACGGTTCTAGGTGCGatattgttctttgtttttgcTTGGGAAGTAGTTTTATACGGGCAGTGGTGCTAG
- the LOC103439493 gene encoding NAC domain-containing protein 69-like, which produces MASNGIRFTRVEVGGMLLQVGYRFHPTKEELISHYLKLKLRGMDSLVSDAIREINICNYEPWELPEISLIKSDDEWYFYNRPIYKKNNRNEVERATATGFWKSTGKEKIVKARDNKIIGKKRILTFRQGRGRNAPITNWVMHEFSIPQINPNANQRDFVLCYVKKKSGKNTDVATGDEGESSNYNNAHDFENQLQPAHNMHVEEERTQPPPNPDIFQRELDSMLGHTRGNNDYHGTQSAPGANESDGDSEEFVNTVIVDPYEAFSEQITHANVLNNSTLPQSPRKVYLKDCGVSSGSATEVQHAVDEEGQSQGGKGVPLRNRILIQAASSTNVLPKPQTDRLQSVSDEDSGASRPIKKSASSVDVDADSLLINSIQLASDEYYNNERTRRRTYPTSALLALGKPNELEQQQSKAKVAAERRAAVDFPPKRNFITESNKDVEVVQGNKTEKGLKQTHNATTAGNWMSCSFISWETSPPLTSPPSVYLFNTVLGAILFLVFAWEVVLYGQWC; this is translated from the exons ATGGCTTCCAATGGAATCCGCTTCACCAGAGTAGAAGTAGGAGGCATGTTACTGCAAGTGGGATACCGATTCCACCCTACAAAAGAAGAGCTGATCAGCCATTACTTGAAGTTGAAGCTCCGGGGAATGGATTCCCTCGTCAGCGACGCCATCCGTGAAATCAATATCTGCAACTACGAGCCCTGGGAATTGCCTG AGATTTCACTGATAAAGTCGGATGATGAATGGTACTTCTACAACCGaccaatttacaaaaaaaacaaCAGAAACGAAGTTGAAAGGGCGACGGCCACAGGCTTCTGGAAGAGCACCGGGAAGGAAAAAATAGTCAAGGCTCGAGACAACAAAATTATCGGTAAAAAGAGGATTCTGACATTTCGCCAAGGTCGCGGTCGTAACGCCCCAATTACCAACTGGGTCATGCATGAGTTTTCCATCCCTCAAATCAATCCTAATGCTAATCAG AGGGATTTCGTTCTCTGTTACGTAAAGAAGAAATCAGGTAAGAACACGGATGTTGCAACCGGTGATGAAGGTGAATCTAGTAATTACAACAATGCACATGACTTTGAAAATCAACTGCAACCAGCACATAATATGCATGTTGAAGAG GAACGTACTCAGCCACCACCAAATCCGGACATTTTTCAGAGGGAATTGGATAGTATGCTTGGACATACGCGTGGTAATAATGATTACCATGGAACGCAATCTGCACCTGGAGCTAATGAATCGGATGGAGATTCAGAAGAGTTCGTAAATACAGTTATTGTTGACCCGTATGAGGCTTTCAGTGAACAAATAACTCACGCTAACGTCTTAAATAACTCCACTCTGCCACAGTCACCTAGGAAGGTGTATTTAAAGGATTGTGGAGTAAGCAGTGGCTCAGCCACAGAAGTACAACATGCAGTTGATGAAGAG ggcCAGTCCCAGGGCGGGAAAGGTGTTCCGCTTCGTAACCGGATCTTAATACAGGCTGCTTCCTCTACCAATGTATTACCTAAACCTCAGACTGATCGTCTTCAATCAGTCAGTGATGAAGATTCTGGTGCATCAAGACCCATTAAAAAGAGTGCTTCCTCTGTGGATGTAGATGCAGATAGCCTTCTGATTAACTCTATTCAGTTAGCCTCCGACGAATACTATAACAATGAGAGAACACGCAGAAGAACATATCCAACAAGTGCCCTCTTAGCACTAGGCAAACCTAATGAATTAGAACAGCAGCAAAGCAAG GCCAAAGTAGCTGCAGAGCGTCGAGCTGCTGTTGATTTCCCCCCGAAGAGGAACTTTATAACAGAATCTAACAAAGACGTAGAGGTGGTTCAAGGCAATAAAACAGAAAAGGGTTTGAAGCAGACACACAATGCAACCACCGCCGGCAATTGGATGAGCTGTTCTTTCATTTCCTGGGAAACTTCCCCCCCATTAACAAGTCCCCCATCAGTATACCTTTTCAACACGGTTCTAGGTGCGATATTGTTCCTTGTTTTTGCTTGGGAAGTAGTTTTATACGGGCAGTGGTGCTAG
- the LOC108170703 gene encoding NAC domain-containing protein 68-like gives MASNGIRFTRVEVEGLLLPVGYRFHPTEEELISHYLKLKLRGKDSLVSDAIREINICNYEPRELPEISLIKSDDEWYFYNRPIYKKNSRNEVERATATGFWKSTGKEKIVKARDNKIIGKKRILTFRQGRGRNAPITNWVMHEFSIPQITPNANQRDFVLCYVKKKSGKNTDVATGDEGESSNYNNAPDFENQLQPARNMHVEEERTQPPPNPDIFQRELDLMLGNTRGNNDYHGMDENLEEFVNGLFGDDPYQGYSEEITHNNVFNDSTLPQSPRKVYLQDCGVSSDSDTEVQHQAAQGPSLQMLGVPQASSSHFGREEGAMLRNQTLRQAASSINVLPKPQTDRLQSISDEDSGTHQITSRLRRASRPINALKLKSASSVDVDAVSLQINSIQLASDEYYNSERTRRRTYPTSALLALGKPNELEQQQSKAKVAAERRAAVDFPPKRNFITESNKDAEAVQGNNTEKGLKQTHNATTAGNWMSCSCISGETSPPLTGPPSVYLFNTVLLLGAILFFVFAWEEGLYGQWC, from the exons ATGGCTTCCAATGGAATCCGCTTCACTAGAGTAGAAGTAGAAGGCCTGTTACTGCCAGTGGGATACCGATTCCACCCCACAGAAGAAGAGCTGATCAGCCATTACTTGAAGTTGAAGCTCCGGGGAAAGGATTCCCTCGTCAGCGACGCCATCCGTGAAATCAATATCTGCAACTACGAGCCCAGGGAATTGCCTG AGATTTCACTGATAAAGTCGGATGATGAATGGTACTTCTACAACCGaccaatttacaaaaaaaacagCAGAAACGAAGTTGAAAGGGCGACGGCCACAGGCTTCTGGAAGAGCACCGGGAAGGAAAAAATAGTCAAGGCTCGAGACAACAAAATTATCGGTAAAAAGAGGATTCTGACATTTCGCCAAGGTCGCGGTCGTAATGCCCCAATTACCAACTGGGTCATGCATGAGTTTTCCATCCCTCAAATCACTCCTAATGCTAATCAG AGGGATTTCGTTCTCTGTTACGTAAAGAAGAAATCAGGTAAGAACACGGATGTTGCAACCGGTGATGAAGGCGAATCTAGTAATTACAACAATGCACCTGACTTTGAAAATCAACTGCAACCAGCACGTAATATGCATGTTGAAGAG GAACGTACTCAGCCACCACCAAATCCGGACATTTTTCAGAGGGAATTGGATCTTATGCTTGGAAATACGCGTGGTAATAATGATTACCAtggaatggatgaaaatttggaaGAGTTCGTAAATGGACTTTTTGGGGATGACCCGTATCAGGGTTACAGTGAAGAAATAACTCACAATAACGTCTTTAACGACTCCACTCTGCCACAGTCACCTAGGAAGGTGTATTTACAGGATTGTGGAGTGAGCAGTGACTCAGACACAGAAGTACAACATCAAGCTGCACAG ggcCCGAGTTTACAAATGCTTGGTGTGCCACAAGCTAGTTCGAGCCACTTCGGAAGAGAGGAAGGTGCTATGCTTCGTAACCAGACCTTAAGACAGGCTGCTTCCTCTATCAATGTGTTACCTAAACCTCAGACTGATCGTCTTCAATCAATCAGTGATGAAGATTCTGGTACACACCAAATAACAAGCAGGCTGCGACGTGCATCAAGACCCATTAATGCCTTAAAATTAAAGAGTGCTTCCTCTGTGGATGTAGATGCAGTTAGCCTTCAGATTAACTCTATTCAGTTAGCCTCCGACGAATACTATAACAGTGAGAGAACACGCAGAAGAACATATCCAACAAGTGCCCTCTTAGCACTAGGCAAACCTAATGAATTAGAACAGCAGCAAAGCAAG GCCAAAGTAGCTGCAGAGCGTCGAGCTGCTGTTGATTTCCCCCCGAAGAGGAACTTTATAACAGAATCTAACAAAGACGCAGAGGCGGTTCAAGGCAATAATACAGAAAAGGGTTTGAAGCAGACACACAATGCAACCACCGCCGGCAATTGGATGAGCTGTTCTTGCATTTCCGGGGAAACTTCCCCCCCATTAACAGGTCCCCCATCAGTATACCTTTTCAACACGGTTCTACTTCTAGGTGCGatattgttctttgtttttgcTTGGGAAGAAGGTTTATACGGGCAGTGGTGCTAG